TTCCATCATGGGTCAAAACGATCGCCTCCTTTACTTTATCTCCGTCCAGGTCTTGCTCATAAATACTCGATGCATCAAGCTGCTCGTAGGCTACGACATTATCTTTTTTTGCATGGATCCAGTACACACATCTTCTTTCAGGCCCACACGTTCCATTCAACCGATAATCAGACAGCCCAAAGGCATCACTCTTCTGAAAGTTGACATTTGTCATTTTCCCATAGCCAATCTCATAAAATTCCCCACTCTTACTATTCGAATCATTAGTGAGTTCAAATCCAAAGTAAGATACAGAATCGTTTCCTGACTTTGTATAATCTATATATCTGCCGACACCACCTACTGAGACCTCTTCGTTGATACGCACAGACGCTAACGGCAGCTTCAGCAAGTGTACGCTTCTAATTCCCTTATCCGTATCAGGAATGACTGTCAAATCTGCCGCAGGCTCGTAATGTAGGACGATGTCATCCATGGAGGATGCATTCGAACTCAAGGTCGCTCTTTCTAACACTAGACTCATTTGTCGAATAACCTCTGGGGATCCATCAACACGAGGTAGGATCAACATACAAGCTATGATTGTGAGCAAAGCGGTCATATAAAAGAGTGATCTCTTCCCTTTCCTTCTCTGTGTCTGTTCAGCCTGAGCAAGTACAGATTGTTTCATTTGTTCTGTGAATGCGCCTTTACCTAATGGGTTTACCTTCACTATGGTTTCCCAATCCATTTTGTCAGGGCTCACTGTTCATTCTCCCCCATTTCATCTCGACTTCTTTTACGCGCTCTGCTTAGTCTGGACTTTACTGTTCCTTCTGGCACATGGAGCAGCTCCGCCATTTCCTGAGTGGCCAGATCATGTTCCAAATGCAGAATCAGAACCTCTCTTAGCTTACGGGACAAACTCATGATGATGTTCCGAAGTTCCGACACCGCCTGATCGGACAGGTAGACAATCTCAGCCGACTGCTCCGTCCGGTTACTTCTCACATTTTCAAACAATAAAATCCTCCGAACGTAACTGGACTTCATTTCATTTATTGCGATATTTCTAGTGATGGAGAACAGCCATGTTTTGAAAGAACATTGACCTCGAAAGCTAGACAGTTTCAAGTGAACCTTAATAAACACTTCCTGTGCAATATCATTGGATTGCTCGTAATTACGGGTCAATGTATAGGCATATCTCCACACGTCGTCGCCGTATTGAGTCATCAGATTGTATAGCTCCGTGCTATCGACGCCTTGTATAAATTTTAAATATTCCGATTCCATGCAGGCCCTCCTTCCAACCTATTAGACAAGACAACATGTCAAAGGTTCCCTAAAACATAATATAATGTTTTGTGCAACGGTAAGAAGAGACCCCTTCCTGGATATGGCCTGCAAAGATTAGCACGCAGAAAGACCACCCGTGAAGGTGGCCTATCCTGTCTTATCCTAAAATATGGAGACATCGCCTCTAGTAAGCTACTTCCATGTAATAAAGATTCGCTACGTTATCTTTTGTAATCGTATGTGTGCCTGAAGCAAGTGGAACGGTGACAATACCGCCTGTCATCGGATAGCTGGTGCCATCCACTTTGATTTTGGTTCCGTCTGGGGAATTCAATACCAGGGTTAACGTCGATGCTGCGTTTGTCGTAAATGCGATGCTTGTTGAACTCTCCATTTTCAGACATTGCGTAAGCGTTAATCCGTTGTAGGATACGGTTCCTTTGGTAGTAGATAAATTCCCCTGAATATCAAAGAAGTCGCTTGCTGTTCCGCTTGATGTGAAGTTCTGAACATAGGATGTATCAGTCCCCGGAGTTGGTGTTGGTGCAGGGTCAGGAGTCGGATCCGGGCTTGGGGTTGGTGTAGGATCTGGAGTCGGTGTTGGCGTAGGATCCGGAGTCGGATCAGTCGAACTGGAATTGCCCCCAACAGCTACGAGCTTGGTTGTGTAGCTTCTGATTTTGGACATCAGCGGCTGGTTAATGGCATACGACTCGTCATCCACCGAATCATCGAAATTCCACTGGAAGTCCCCGTTATTCATGCGACCGGCTTCTGTCGTCACAATACTTTCAACAGAGCCTACCTGATCAATATCGGCTGCGTTCACACCCATATCGACACTCGTATCAAAATTGTTATAAGCTGTTCCGCCGACCAACGCTTTATACGAGCTAGGAACGCTTTCCGTTCTCGAAGAAGCTAAGTAGGCATCAAAGGAGGTTGCATTCGCCGCAGCGGTTCCTGCATTGGAGTTCGCATAGATCAAGCTGTGAGCATCCACAACGCTATTATCGAATGCTTTAATCATACCTCCATTTTCACCCGAGAACGTACCTTCACCTAAGGCATCGGTCCCTTGTAAGGAGCTCATCATAGGATTCTTGGCATGTCTAAAATAGTTCGACTCGACGAAGGCCGATGCCCCTGTTGTTACCCCTACGCCATATTTGGAGTTGCCATCATAGAAGTTATTATAGATATGAACGGACGCCACTCTGATGCGCGGATGACGCGAATCGGAATGATCGAACCAGTTATGGTGGAAGGTAATGAAAAATTCTGCGGATTCGCTCAAGCCTACCAAAGCTGCTTTGCCGGAATCCCAGTAGTGGTTATAGGAGATCGTATTATACGTGGATCCTTTCTTCATGTCGGTGGATCCGTCGCCTTTTGCCTGATCCGCATCCCCTCCTGCCGTTCCATAGAAAATATCGTTGTTATGCAGCCACACGTTTTCATTGCCCGTATCCAAAGAAATGCCGTCATCAGGGAATAGCATGAAGCCCAGATTGCGCACTTCCACGTTGCCTACATACCGAAGGAGCATTCCCCAGCCGTACGCGTACGCATCGTCGCCGATTCCTTCGAGCGTCATATTCATTTCGGCATAATTGCTTTTGCCTTTGACTTGCAGGTAGCCGCTGCTGTTCAGTTGTCCGCTCAGGTCATCCGCCGTCACTTGTCCAATGAATCGAATCGCAAGAGGCGTCGTATCATAACCTTTCTGCCTTAATGTCAAAATTTCACCAAGGCCCACAGCGGTTTGCTTCTCGCCTGAGCTGCTGACTTTTACATCCAGCGTAACGGTTTTGGCCGTTTCAGAGGTGATATACACGACTTGGGCACCGCTTTTGAGCGTTCCGTTATCGTTGTAAGCACCTGAACCGGTTCCGTACATCGAATCTGATGAAAAAGCGAATCCAGACCGGTCATGCGCTGCCACAGAGATTACCCCTGTAACCGCACTTGATGTAGAGCCGCCGGCTAGCCTTGCTTCGACTTTCATCACGTAATTTCCCGCAGCAAGCCCGACTGCATCGGCTCTCCAATTAGAAGGATACTTGCGAATAAGCTCGGTATCGATTTGTTGATACTGGGAATCCGCTGCGCCGCTAGACTTCACATACACATTGTACCCTTCCGCACTGCTTACAGGCGCCCACTCCACATAGGCCGTCTCATTCCAGCCTCCACTACCGGTTATTGTAACACCTGCAGCGTCTGCTTTAGCCGTACTCACGATTCCGCAAACCATGATGGACAAAACAAGTGACAACATGACCACGATGTTCGTTAACTTGGCTGCTTTTTTCTTCAATTGGATCCTCCCAGGTTCTATTGAACTAACTTCTGAA
This genomic window from Paenibacillus hexagrammi contains:
- a CDS encoding RNA polymerase sigma factor, with the protein product MESEYLKFIQGVDSTELYNLMTQYGDDVWRYAYTLTRNYEQSNDIAQEVFIKVHLKLSSFRGQCSFKTWLFSITRNIAINEMKSSYVRRILLFENVRSNRTEQSAEIVYLSDQAVSELRNIIMSLSRKLREVLILHLEHDLATQEMAELLHVPEGTVKSRLSRARKRSRDEMGENEQ
- a CDS encoding pectate lyase family protein, which gives rise to MLSLVLSIMVCGIVSTAKADAAGVTITGSGGWNETAYVEWAPVSSAEGYNVYVKSSGAADSQYQQIDTELIRKYPSNWRADAVGLAAGNYVMKVEARLAGGSTSSAVTGVISVAAHDRSGFAFSSDSMYGTGSGAYNDNGTLKSGAQVVYITSETAKTVTLDVKVSSSGEKQTAVGLGEILTLRQKGYDTTPLAIRFIGQVTADDLSGQLNSSGYLQVKGKSNYAEMNMTLEGIGDDAYAYGWGMLLRYVGNVEVRNLGFMLFPDDGISLDTGNENVWLHNNDIFYGTAGGDADQAKGDGSTDMKKGSTYNTISYNHYWDSGKAALVGLSESAEFFITFHHNWFDHSDSRHPRIRVASVHIYNNFYDGNSKYGVGVTTGASAFVESNYFRHAKNPMMSSLQGTDALGEGTFSGENGGMIKAFDNSVVDAHSLIYANSNAGTAAANATSFDAYLASSRTESVPSSYKALVGGTAYNNFDTSVDMGVNAADIDQVGSVESIVTTEAGRMNNGDFQWNFDDSVDDESYAINQPLMSKIRSYTTKLVAVGGNSSSTDPTPDPTPTPTPDPTPTPSPDPTPDPAPTPTPGTDTSYVQNFTSSGTASDFFDIQGNLSTTKGTVSYNGLTLTQCLKMESSTSIAFTTNAASTLTLVLNSPDGTKIKVDGTSYPMTGGIVTVPLASGTHTITKDNVANLYYMEVAY